One Lutzomyia longipalpis isolate SR_M1_2022 chromosome 4, ASM2433408v1 DNA segment encodes these proteins:
- the LOC129796226 gene encoding uncharacterized protein LOC129796226, which produces MVDTAGSAGEGEDARVPTVEDIKEQGNQCVRAGNFKEAILHYTEAIKMNPNDATLYSNRSLAFLKEKLYYYANEDAEKTIQLRPDWAKGYFRRGEVQTAAGHYDTALLAYGRALQLLPNDITIINAARKTAGLSSHEAKMAKRLPWIFVAAGALLGVIISLADKFLAEAPSLKHPFLSIFLIMVLSGIGYGSYRIYRYMVNAQRKGNLEAPVDLLEGFEKQQDEAEDTGETAGAPRNRYTKAQARQRFRKGKSS; this is translated from the exons ATG GTGGATACTGCAGGAAGTGCAGGGGAAGGGGAAGATGCGCGTGTACCGACGGTGGAGGATATCAAGGAGCAAGGGAATCAATGTGTACGTGCTGGGAACTTCAAGGAAGCCATCCTACACTACACGGAAGCCATAAAGATGAACCCGAACGATGCAACATTGTACAGCAATCGTTCACTGGCCTTCCTCAAGGAGAAGCTCTACTACTATGCAAATGAAGATGCCGAGAAGACAATTCAATTGCGTCCCGACTGGGCTAAGGGCTACTTCCGACGTGGTGAGGTTCAAACAGCGGCTGGGCACTACGATACGGCACTCCTCGCCTACGGGAGGGCATTGCAATTGCTGCCGAATGACATCACAATCATCAATGCAGCCCGGAAGACAGCTGGACTGAGTAGTCACGAAGCGAAAATGGCAAAGAGACTTCCGTGGATCTTTGTGGCAGCTGGAGCTCTTCTTGGTGTGATAATTTCCCTTGCGGATAAATTTCTCGCCGAAGCACCTTCGCTGAAGCATCCCTTCTTGTCAATCTTCCTCATAATGGTGCTCTCGGGCATTGGCTATGGTAGCTATCGTATCTATCGGTATATGGTGAATGCACAGAGGAAGGGAAACCTTGAGGCACCCGTGGATCTTCTTGAGGGCTTTGAGAAGCAGCAAGATGAGGCAGAGGATACGGGTGAAACGGCAGGAGCACCCCGGAATAGGTATACAAAAGCCCAAGCAAGACAACGCTTCCGGAAGGGAAAATCTTCATGA
- the LOC129796052 gene encoding coatomer subunit beta' has protein sequence MPLRLDIKRRLTSRSDRVKCVDLHPSEPWMLCALYSGHVHVMNYENQQMVKDFEVCDLPVRSARFVARKNWVITGSDDMQIRVFNYNTLEKVHSFEAHSDYVRCIAIHPTQPLILTSSDDMLIKLWNWEKMWACQRVFEGHTHYVMQIVFNPKDNNTFASASLDRTVKVWQLGSNVANFTLEGHEKGVNCVDYYHGGDKPYLISGADDRYVKIWDYQNKTCVQTLEGHAQNISAVCFHPELPIVLTGSEDGTVRIWHSGTYRLETSLNYGFERVWTVACMRGTNNVALGYDEGSIIIKVGREEPAMSMDVNGGKIIWAKHSEMQQVNLKALPEGTEIKDGERLPVAVKDMGACEIYPQTIAHNPNGRFVVVCGDGEYIIYTSMALRNKAFGSAQEFVWASESSEYAIRESSGTVKLFRNFKERKSFTPDYGAESIFGGYMLGVRTSSGLTFYDWESMELIRRIEVQPKYVFWNESGSLVCLATDESYFILSVDTAAIAAVMESKQGLTDDGIEDAFEVLGEVSEVVKTGLWVGDCFIYTNSVNRINYYVGGEIVTISHLDRTMYLLGYVPKDNRLYLGDKELNVTSFSLLLAVLEYQTAVMRRDFDTANRVLPTIPREHRTRVAHFLEKQGFREQALQVSTDPEHRFDLALQIGALPIALELARESDSPQKWSQLAEAATAKNDFLLMRECLERANDFGGLLLLATSIGDADMLKALGESGTRQGKHNISFLSMFLLGDTQACLDILINTNRLPEAAFFARTYLPDKISHVVQLWREELGKTNEKAGQSLADPAQYENLFPGMHEAVKAQQFLNLSQCGPIPAQAAATIPLNIDRNAIAEMRAAEESGTFDFDPTGQAIAPTGTSQQIPMNWCGTVPPTANVPTKATTAATEGNLLDFGDPPPTQFQSPPPQAAPKRKTSLDEFDLEIEGITLDDNIDTSDVNIDDDLSE, from the exons ATG CCTCTCCGGCTCGATATCAAGAGGAGGCTTACCAGCCGTTCGGATCGCGTAAAATGCGTGGATCTCCATCCGTCGGAGCCATGGATGCTGTGTGCTTTGTACAGTGGGCACGTTCACGTGATGAACTATGAAAATCAGCAAATGGTGAAGGATTTTGAGGTGTGTGACCTCCCGGTGCGGAGTGCGAGATTCGTGGCACGCAAAAATTGGGTCATTACCGGGTCCGATGACATGCAGATCCGTGTCTTCAACTACAACACCCTGGAGAAGGTGCACTCCTTCGAGGCGCACTCGGACTATGTGCGCTGCATCGCCATCCACCCCACGCAGCCCCTTATTCTCACCAGTAGCGACGATATGTTGATCAAATTGTGGAATTGGGAGAAGATGTGGGCATGTCAGCGTGTCTTTGAGGGGCACACGCACTACGTAATGCAGATTGTCTTCAATCCAAAGGACAACAATACCTTTGCCAGTGCATCCCTCGACAGGACGGTGAAGGTGTGGCAATTGGGCTCCAATGTGGCGAACTTTACGCTCGAGGGGCACGAAAAGGGGGTGAATTGCGTGGATTACTACCATGGGGGTGATAAACCGTACCTCATTAGTGGAGCTGATGATCGCTACGTCAAAATTTGGGATTATCAGAATAAGACATGCGTCCAGACGCTCGAGGGGCACGCCCAGAATATCTCCGCTGTTTGCTTCCATCCGGAATTGCCGATTGTTCTCACGGGCTCCGAAGATGGGACAGTGCGGATTTGGCATTCAGGCACATATCGCCTTGAGACATCCCTCAATTATGGGTTTGAGCGTGTGTGGACAGTGGCCTGCATGAGGGGCACCAATAACGTCGCCCTGGGCTACGATGAGGGCTCAATAATCATCAAAGTTGGCCGTGAGGAGCCAGCAATGTCCATGGATGTGAATGGGGGCAAAATCATCTGGGCTAAGCATTCGGAAATGCAGCAAGTTAACCTGAAAGCCCTGCCCGAAGGGACGGAAATTAAGGATGGTGAACGCCTTCCGGTTGCCGTGAAGGACATGGGAGCCTGCGAAATCTACCCCCAGACAATTGCTCACAATCCCAATGGGCGTTTTGTTGTTGTCTGCGGAGACGGGGAGTACATCATCTACACATCCATGGCCCTGCGGAATAAGGCTTTTGGCTCTGCGCAGGAATTCGTTTGGGCATCTGAGAGTAGTGAGTACGCCATTAGGGAGAGTAGTGGCACTGTGAAGCTCTTCCGGAATTTCAAGGAGAGAAAATCCTTCACACCCGACTATGGGGCTGAAAGTATCTTCGGTGGATACATGCTGGGTGTTCGTACGAGTTCGGGATTGACGTTCTACGATTGGGAATCAATGGAGCTCATTCGACGTATTGAGGTGCAACCAAAATATGTTTTCTGGAATGAATCTGGGTCCCTGGTGTGCCTGGCAACGGATGAATCCTACTTCATCTTGAGCGTCGACACAGCAGCCATTGCGGCTGTTATGGAATCAAAGCAGGGCTTAACGGATGATGGGATTGAGGATGCTTTTGAGGTGCTGGGAGAGGTGTCGGAGGTTGTGAAGACAGGCCTATGGGTGGGGGATTGCTTCATCTACACAAATTCCGTCAATCGCATCAATTACTACGTTGGCGGAGAGATTGTTACCATCTCCCACTTGGATAGGACAATGTACCTCCTGGGCTACGTCCCGAAGGACAATCGCCTCTACCTGGGCGACAAGGAGCTTAATGTCACAAGTTTCTCCCTCCTACTGGCTGTCCTGGAGTACCAAACTGCTGTAATGCGGCGTGATTTTGACACTGCAAATCGTGTCTTGCCCACAATTCCACGTGAGCACAGAACAAGGGTGGCGCACTTCCTGGAGAAGCAGGGCTTCCGTGAGCAAGCCCTCCAGGTGTCAACGGATCCGGAACATCGTTTCGACCTAGCCCTTCAAATTGGTGCTCTTCCCATTGCCCTGGAGCTAGCCAGGGAGTCCGATAGCCCACAAAAGTGGAGTCAACTTGCCGAAGCAGCCACGGCAAAGAATGATTTCCTCCTAATGCGTGAATGTCTCGAGAGAGCAAATGATTTCGGTGGATTACTCCTCCTGGCCACGTCAATTGGTGATGCAGACATGCTAAAAGCCCTCGGGGAGAGTGGAACGCGTCAGGGGAAGCACAACATTTCCTTCCTCTCAATGTTCCTTCTGGGTGACACACAGGCATGCCTTGATATTCTCATCAATACAAATCGCCTCCCGGAAGCGGCTTTCTTTGCACGCACCTACCTTCCGGATAAAATTTCCCACGTAGTACAGCTGTGGCGGGAAGAATTGGGCAAGACAAATGAGAAGGCCGGCCAGAGTCTCGCAGATCCGGCACAGTATGAAAATCTCTTTCCGGGCATGCACGAAGCCGTCAAGGCGCagcaatttctcaatttatctcAATGTGGTCCAATCCCCGCACAAGCAGCTGCCACCATTCCCCTCAACATCGACCGGAATGCCATTGCAGAGATGCGAGCAGCTGAAGAGAGTGGAACATTTGATTTTGATCCTACTGGTCAGGCTATTGCTCCCACGGGCACAAGTCAGCAAATTCCGATGAATTGGTGTGGAACAGTACCACCAACAGCCAATGTGCCCACGAAAGCAACCACAGCAGCAACGGAAGGGAACCTCCTGGACTTTGGGGATCCGCCACCAACACAATTTCAGTCGCCACCACCCCAAGCAGCacctaaaagaaaaacctccCTTGATGAATTTGATTTGGAAATCGAAGGGATAACGTTGGATGATAATATTGACACATCC GACGTGAACATTGATGATGATTTGAGTGAATAA